A stretch of Equus caballus isolate H_3958 breed thoroughbred chromosome 11, TB-T2T, whole genome shotgun sequence DNA encodes these proteins:
- the TTLL6 gene encoding tubulin polyglutamylase TTLL6 has translation MKSYQKINHFPGMSEICRKDLLARNMSRMLKMFPKDFHFFPRTWCLPADWGDLQNYSRSRKNRTYICKPDSGCQGRGIFITRTVKEIKPGEDMICQLYISKPFIIDGFKFDLRIYVLMTSCDPLRIFAYNEGLARFATTSYSLPCTDNLDDVCMHLTNYSINKHSSNFIRDAHSGSKRKLSTFNLYMESHGYNVQQIWRDIEDVIIKTIISAHPIIKHNYQTCFPNHTLNSACFEILGFDILLDHKLKPWLLEVNHSPSFSTDSCLDREVKDSLLYDTLVLINLGSCDKKKVLEEERQRGRFLQQCRSRETRIEEVKGFQALRLEKTEKYEKANCGGFRLIYPSPNSEKYEKFFQDNSSLFQNTVASRARELYARQLIQELRLKEEKKSLQTKEKTAEMQGESSGEPARGKSGRNWPQKQQQKCKAATTHASKQYLQPLTVVSCTPDLLLTVRDAKKNETDSSLDQQAPKKEADTVPHKPTSVRPYSSAPDLSNASLVSCSRLELNEPISTVKEAKSAVNIFTVTGPLTSVETSPESTTQVSDSPESLPSVTVTTSSECSSPEMDRLVSFKYKQHQISQHLIQGKISKISLPTKSQSFLESLNPTWTLLKNTMKKEHLMSELCTKMRLREKLSLLPAHHSPKLSNQSQHPSLTQECYFHRRSSGKKRQLDVSSLLLLQSSHGQDVSPNDLLVVATPARLDPRPGRSHTGAMRDLCRQNQEAYRHCLISGQKGCERK, from the exons CTGGGGAGATTTGCAGAATTACAGCAGGTCAAGAAAAAATAGGACATACATTTGTAAGCCGGATTCGGGCTGCCAAGGGAGAGGTATATTCATCACCCGGACggtgaaagaaatcaaaccagGGGAGGATATGATCTGTCAGCTCTATATTTCAAAG cccttcaTCATTGATGGCTTCAAGTTTGACCTACGGATTTATGTGCTGATGACGTCCTGTGACCCCCTCAGAATTTTTGCGTACAATGAAGGACTGGCCCGCTTCGCCACGACCTCTTACTCCCTCCCTTGCACAGACAACCTG GACGATGTCTGCATGCACCTGACTAATTATTCCATCAACAAGCACAGTTCCAATTTCATTCGAGATGCTCACTCTGGCAGCAAGAG GAAGCTCTCCACCTTCAACCTGTACATGGAGAGCCATGGCTACAACGTGCAGCAGATATGGAGAGATATTGAGGACGTCATCATCAAGACGATCATCTCGGCCCACCCCATCATCAAGCATAACTACCAAACGTGCTTCCCCAACCACACCCTCAACAGCGCCTGCTTTGAAATCCTGGGCTTCGACATTTTGTTGGACCACAAACTCAAGCCCTGGCTGCTGGAG GTCAACCACTCCCCAAGCTTCTCCACCGACTCCTGCTTGGACAGAGAGGTGAAGGACAGTCTGCTGTATGACACCTTGGTTCTGATCAACTTGGGAAGCTGTGACAAAAAGAAAgtcttggaggaggagagacaacgGGGGCGGTTCCTGCAGCAATGTCGTTCTCGGGAGACCAG GATCGAGGAAGTCAAGGGTTTTCAGGCCTTGCGTctagagaaaactgagaaatatgAGAAGGCAAACTGTGGAGGGTTCCGCCTGATTTACCCCAGTCCGAATTCGGAGAAGTACGAGAAGTTTTTCCAGGACAACAGCTCCCTCTTCCAGAACACTGTCGCCTCGAGGGCTCGGGAGCTGTACGCCCG GCAGCTGATCCAGGAGCTGAGactaaaagaggagaaaaaatccCTCCAAACGAAAGAGAAGACAGCAGAGATGCAGGGGGAATCATCAGGCGAGCCAGCGAGAGGCAAGAGCGGGAGGAACTGGCCACAGAAACAACAGCAGAAATGCAAAGCCGCCACAACCCACGCCTCCAAACAA TACCTCCAGCCATTGACAGTAGTGTCCTGCACGCCTGACTTGCTCTTGACTGTCAGGGAtgcaaagaaaaatgagacagaCAGCAGCCTTGACCAGCAGGCCCCCAAGAAGGAGGCTGACACTGTTCCCCACAAGCCTACCTCTGTGAGGCCTTACAGCTCTGCACCCGACCTGAGCAATGCAAGCCTCGTCAGCTGCTCCAGGCTGGAGCTCAATGAACCCATCTCCACAGTTAAGGAAGCCAAGTCTGCAGTGAACATATTCACGGTCACCGGG CCTCTAACCTCAGTAGAAACCTCCCCAGAATCCACTACCCAGGTCTCAGACTCTCCTGAGTCTCTGCCAAGCGTGACCGTGACAACAAGCTCTGAATGCAGTAGCCCAGAGATGGACAGGCTGGTCTCCTTTAAGTACAAGCAGCATCAAATCTCCCAGCACCTCATTCAggggaaaatatcaaaaatttctCTGCCTACAAAATCCCAGAGCTTCTTGGAGAGTCTGAACCCAACCTGGACTTTGCTAAAGAATACCATGAAGAAGGAGCATCTGATGTCAGAGCTGTGCACCAAGATGCGACTGAGGGAGAAGCTCTCCTTGCTCCCAGCTCACCACAGTCCAAAGCTGAGTAACCAGTCAC AACACCCCTCCCTCACCCAGGAGTGCTACTTCCACAGGCGAAGCTCTGGCAAGAAGAGGCAGCTGGAcgtctcctccctcctcctgttGCAGAGTTCTCACGGCCAAGATGTTTCTCCGAATGATCTGCTGGTGGTGGCCACTCCAGCCCGCCTGGATCCAAGGCCCGGCCGAAGCCATACAGGTGCTATGAGGGACCTGTGTAGACAGAATCAGGAAGCATACCGTCACTGCCTGATCTCTGGCCAAAAAGGATGTGAGAGGAAGTAG